In Torulaspora globosa chromosome 1, complete sequence, a genomic segment contains:
- a CDS encoding glycosyltransferase family 15 protein (ancestral locus Anc_2.300) gives MFKLNVRVRRVWDRLFRCNALAICIIVAMVVTGAVVIPQFVAETHGYGWPKFSDEDITTDRDGPFFRGCVDTERYLKDEQYTKMNATFVMLTRNEESEDVAKTIRSIESHFNQWFQYPYVFLNDVPFTQEFKDKIQRLSRAPMQFGTVDKLDWEFPEQVRNSFAFQNALRDQADRGILYGGEESYHKMCRFYSGLFYKHPLVQQFEWYWRLEPDVEFFCDLTYDPFLEMARSDKRYGFTIVLPELYWTVPNLFRYTRSFIRENKLKLGSLWRLFTNNYRILETDDEVLASRVNYGSDVDHKLSEKVAIEHMLASGNSEEEMGLRYLVGRSQAKIPLFEDKFDDEEYNLCHFWSNFEIARLDVFDNEIYDSYFRYLEQKGGFWRERWGDAPVHSLGLGMTLNVEDVHYFRDIGYRHSVIQHCPKNWNGVESGTKVAQAQLPYFEADPRAKRNPLWHRYNKGVDNGCGCRCRCDTWKTDIEDTAYYCMERWTDLQLASDADLARGGHYAAIASANDVESRVRDDYLAQLLQEPS, from the coding sequence ATGTTTAAGCTGAACGTTAGGGTCCGGAGGGTGTGGGATCGTCTGTTCCGATGCAATGCGCTGGCTATTTGCATAATTGTGGCGATGGTGGTGACCGGGGCCGTGGTAATACCGCAGTTTGTCGCTGAAACACATGGATATGGCTGGCCGAAGTTCTCTGATGAGGATATCACGACGGACCGGGACGGTCCGTTCTTCAGAGGATGCGTAGACACCGAGCGGTACCTGAAAGACGAGCAGTACACGAAGATGAACGCTACGTTTGTGATGCTGACGAGGAACGAAGAGAGCGAGGACGTTGCAAAGACTATCAGGAGCATAGAGAGCCACTTCAACCAGTGGTTTCAGTATCCGTACGTTTTCTTGAACGACGTGCCGTTTACCCAGGAGTTCAAAGACAAGATCCAGAGGTTAAGTCGAGCGCCGATGCAGTTTGGTACTGTGGATAAACTGGATTGGGAGTTCCCCGAGCAGGTGAGAAACTCGTTTGCGTTCCAAAACGCCTTGAGAGATCAGGCTGACCGCGGGATCCTATACGGGGGCGAGGAGTCCTACCACAAGATGTGCCGGTTCTATTCTGGTTTGTTTTACAAGCATCCGTTGGTCCAACAGTTCGAGTGGTACTGGAGACTGGAGCCGGACGTGGAGTTCTTCTGTGACTTGACGTACGACCCGTTCCTGGAGATGGCCCGAAGCGACAAGCGGTACGGGTTCACAATAGTGCTTCCAGAGCTGTACTGGACGGTGCCGAACCTGTTCCGATACACCCGGAGTTTCATTCGGGAGAACAAGCTCAAATTGGGGTCCCTATGGCGGCTGTTCACTAACAACTACAGGATTCTCGAGACCGACGACGAGGTGCTCGCCAGCAGAGTCAATTATGGGAGCGACGTGGACCACAAGCTCTCCGAGAAGGTCGCCATCGAGCACATGCTCGCGTCTGGTAACAGCGAAGAGGAAATGGGGCTGCGGTACCTGGTAGGCCGCTCTCAGGCAAAGATCCCGCTGTTCGAGGACAAGttcgacgacgaggagTACAACCTGTGCCACTTCTGGAGCAATTTCGAGATCGCCCGCCTGGACGTCTTCGACAACGAGATCTACGACTCCTACTTCCGCTACCTGGAGCAGAAGGGCGGCTTCTGGCGCGAGAGATGGGGCGACGCCCCCGTGCACTCGCTGGGCCTTGGCATGACGCTCAACGTCGAGGACGTGCACTACTTCCGGGACATCGGCTACCGACACTCGGTCATCCAGCACTGTCCCAAGAACTGGAACGGCGTCGAGTCCGGCACGAAAGTCGCCCAAGCCCAGCTGCCCTACTTCGAGGCTGACCCGCGCGCCAAGCGCAACCCGCTGTGGCACCGCTACAACAAGGGCGTCGACAACGGCTGCGGCTGCCGCTGCCGTTGCGACACCTGGAAGACAGACATAGAAGACACAGCGTACTACTGCATGGAGCGCTGGACCGACCTGCAGCTCGCGTCCGACGCTGACCTCGCCCGCGGCGGCCACTACGCCGCCATCGCGAGCGCCAACGACGTCGAGTCCCGCGTCAGAGATGACTACTTGGCACAGCTGCTCCAGGAGCCTTCCTGA
- the HHF2 gene encoding histone H4 (ancestral locus Anc_2.299) has product MSGRGKGGKGLGKGGAKRHRKILRDNIQGITKPAIRRLARRGGVKRISGLIYEEVRAVLKTFLESVIRDAVTYTEHAKRKTVTSLDVVYALKRQGRTLYGFGG; this is encoded by the coding sequence ATGTCCGGTAGAGGTAAAGGTGGTAAAGGTTTAGGAAAAGGTGGTGCTAAACGTCACAGAAAGATCCTCAGAGATAACATCCAGGGTATCACGAAGCCTGCGATCAGAAGACTGGCCAGAAGAGGCGGTGTGAAGCGTATATCCGGTCTGATCTACGAAGAGGTGAGAGCGGTGCTGAAGACGTTCCTGGAGTCTGTGATCAGGGACGCCGTCACATACACTGAACACgccaagaggaagacggTCACCTCGCTGGACGTCGTGTacgctttgaagagacAGGGTAGGACTCTGTACGGTTTCGGTGGTTGA
- the HHT2 gene encoding histone H3 (ancestral locus Anc_2.298) yields MARTKQTARKSTGGKAPRKQLASKAARKSAPSTGGVKKPHRYKPGTVALREIRRFQKSTELLIRKLPFQRLVREIAQDFKTDLRFQSSAIGALQESVEAYLVSLFEDTNLAAIHAKRVTIQKKDIKLARRLRGERS; encoded by the coding sequence ATGGCAAGAACCAAACAGACAGCTAGAAAGTCGACCGGTGGTAAGGCACCAAGAAAGCAGCTGGCCTCAAAGGCCGCTAGAAAGTCGGCACCATCGACCGGTGGTGTCAAGAAGCCACACAGATACAAGCCAGGTACCGTTGCTCTAAGAGAGATTAGAAGATTCCAGAAATCGACAGAACTTTTGATCAGGAAGCTGCCCTTCCAGAGACTGGTCAGGGAGATTGCACAGGACTTCAAGACCGATCTGCGGTTCCAGTCGTCAGCTATCGGGGCTCTGCAGGAGTCCGTGGAGGCTTACTTGGTGTCGCTGTTCGAAGACACCAATCTGGCTGCGATCCACGCCAAGCGTGTGACGATCCAGAAGAAGGACATCAAGCTTGCCCGCAGACTGAGAGGCGAGCGTTCTTAG
- the AIM19 gene encoding Aim19p (ancestral locus Anc_2.297) gives MAERESTWESWYKYTGTPYPAALNSLLLLATPQVSPATPSPVSVVQRASSSRFVNALSRPKYLGPSSRTALLFGAAQALGAWMVYDGDVESGSGFLAAWSALYLIVGGRGSVKALRYGKVWPLLVASVTGANAFMYGRRFIAGGFT, from the coding sequence ATGGCTGAGAGGGAATCGACGTGGGAAAGCTGGTACAAGTACACTGGGACGCCGTATCCGGCGGCGTTGAActcgctgctgctgttggcGACCCCTCAGGTCTCGCCGGCGACTCCGTCGCCGGTATCGGTGGTGCAGAGGGCGTCGTCGTCGAGGTTTGTGAACGCTTTGTCGAGGCCCAAGTACCTGGGGCCGTCCAGCAGGACTGCGTTGCTGTTTGGGGCGGCACAGGCGCTGGGAGCGTGGATGGTCTACGACGGGGACGTCGAGAGCGGGTCTGGGTTCCTGGCAGCGTGGTCTGCGCTGTATCTGATTGTTGGCGGACGTGGGTCCGTGAAAGCGTTGCGCTACGGCAAGGTGTGGCCGCTGCTGGTCGCCTCGGTGACCGGGGCCAACGCCTTCATGTACGGGAGACGCTTCATAGCCGGCGGGTTTACTTAG
- the SIW14 gene encoding putative tyrosine protein phosphatase SIW14 (ancestral locus Anc_2.296), producing MAGQGGTAKEAESSVIDSLIENEAEIVRLIQQDASYLRGDGKSSGIHTVVNEDETLRGEFDEILERFHEKKQDGSNGLRTVEEQDGALEQSHQEVIPPENFSHVVGEIYRSSFPRMENFAFLQRRLKLKSILVLIPEEYPPENEEFLKQSGIRLFQVGMSGNKEPFVNIPSDLLTRALEVVLNPDNQPILIHCNRGKHRTGCLVGCIRKLQNWSLTMIFDEYRRFAFPKARALDQQFIEMYNDNEIVRIAQKNNWLPIQW from the coding sequence ATGGCAGGCCAGGGTGGGACGGCGAAGGAGGCTGAAAGCAGCGTTATTGACAGTCTTATCGAGAACGAAGCAGAGATAGTACGACTTATACAGCAGGACGCCAGCTATCTGAGAGGCGATGGTAAGAGCAGTGGCATTCACACCGTGGTCAACGAGGATGAGACGCTACGAGGGGAGTTTGACGAGATTCTAGAAAGATTCcatgagaagaagcaggatGGCTCCAACGGCCTCCGGACGGTAGAAGAGCAAGATGGGGCGTTGGAGCAGAGCCACCAGGAGGTGATACCTCCGGAGAACTTCAGCCATGTAGTCGGGGAGATATATCGCAGCAGTTTTCCTCGAATGGAGAACTTTGCGTTTTTACAGCGTAGGCTCAAGCTGAAGTCGATACTAGTGCTCATACCGGAGGAATACCCGCCTGAGAATGAGGAATTCCTGAAGCAGTCGGGCATCCGATTGTTCCAGGTCGGAATGAGCGGCAACAAGGAGCCGTTCGTGAATATACCGTCGGACCTGCTCACGAGAGCGCTGGAAGTGGTGCTGAACCCCGACAACCAGCCGATCCTGATCCATTGCAACCGGGGGAAGCACAGAACCGGGTGTCTCGTTGGCTGCATACGCAAGCTGCAGAACTGGTCGCTCACGATGATATTCGACGAGTACAGGCGGTTTGCGTTTCCGAAGGCCAGGGCGCTCGACCAGCAGTTCATCGAGATGTACAACGACAACGAGATCGTCCGCATTGCCCAGAAGAACAACTGGCTACCTATACAGTGGTGA
- the AVT7 gene encoding Avt7p (ancestral locus Anc_2.295): MEPTGTAVSSTINLVKTILGAGLLAIPFAFKNDGVLVGTLLTLLAAVTSGFGLFILSKSSKTLINPRNSSFFTLCMLTYPLLAPLFDLAMIVQCFGVGLSYLVLIGDLFPRLFGGEANFWILISAVVTVPLCCLKKLDNLRYSSILGLFALAYLSLLVVTCFVHGTLFTHGYERYRGEVSWFKVYDAKGLMSTFSIIVFAYTGSMNLFSIINELKDNSMKNISLVINRSISISTLVFLTVGITGYLTFGSNTLGNIILNYDPDSVWVHIGRLCLGSMVMLSFPLLFHPCRIAINNLIVWLEIQLRKEPSITGEPENEMRSDRGEATPIRLSIEDEDRESLSGLENGDIESANAEEIQIHRGTNVEHTPFPDFRFYIITAVLLLSIYTIALRIRSFAFVLAIVGATGSTSISFTLPGLFGYKLIGTDSLAIGEMVSPRDRFYKRCSGLLAWYGVGIMAFSLYVTLKYGTD; this comes from the coding sequence ATGGAACCTACTGGTACAGCTGTTTCGTCTACAATCAACCTTGTCAAGACCATACTAGGAGCGGGGCTTCTGGCGATCCCTTTTGCGTTCAAAAACGATGGTGTGCTCGTGGGGACATTACTGACATTGCTGGCTGCTGTTACTTCAGGTTTTGGGCTCTTTATCCTCTCGAAATCGTCCAAGACGCTGATAAACCCTAGAAACTCCTCGTTCTTCACGCTGTGCATGCTCACTTATCCGCTTCTGGCACCTTTGTTTGATCTGGCGATGATTGTACAGTGCTTCGGCGTAGGTCTCAGCTATTTGGTGCTGATTGGGGACCTTTTTCCACGGCTGTTTGGCGGTGAAGCTAATTTTTGGATCCTGATCTCTGCCGTGGTCACCGTTCCGCTgtgctgcttgaagaagctggacAATCTGAGATACTCGAGTATTCTGGGGCTCTTTGCGCTGGCATACTTGTCGCTTCTGGTGGTTACTTGCTTCGTCCACGGAACGCTCTTCACGCATGGCTATGAACGCTACAGAGGAGAAGTGTCGTGGTTCAAGGTTTACGATGCCAAGGGCCTGATGTCCACCTTCAGCATCATAGTCTTCGCCTACACAGGTTCTAtgaatcttttcagcatTATCAATGAACTTAAGGATAACTCCATGAAGAATATCTCGCTCGTTATCAACAGATCGATCTCGATCTCGACATTGGTGTTCCTCACAGTAGGGATAACAGGATATCTAACCTTCGGAAGCAACACCCTGGGTAACATCATTCTCAACTATGATCCGGATTCCGTCTGGGTACACATCGGTAGACTCTGTCTGGGGTCTATGGTGATGCTGTCGTTTCCTCTGCTGTTCCATCCTTGCCGTATCGCCATCAACAACTTAATCGTCTGGCTCGAGATTCAGCTCAGGAAGGAGCCCAGCATTACGGGTGAACCTGAGAATGAGATGCGTTCCGACCGTGGTGAGGCCACTCCCATCAGATTATctattgaagatgaggatcGCGAGTCCCTGTCTGGGCTGGAGAACGGCGACATCGAATCGGCAAACGCTGAGGAGATTCAGATTCATCGTGGTACTAACGTGGAACACACCCCATTCCCTGATTTTCGTTTTTACATCATCACTGCCGTCCTGCTGCTTTCCATTTACACGATCGCACTGCGAATCAGGTCTTTTGCCTTCGTACTGGCGATAGTGGGTGCCACCGGTTCAACATCCATTTCCTTTACATTGCCAGGGTTATTCGGCTACAAGCTGATCGGAACTGACTCGCTGGCTATCGGCGAGATGGTTTCGCCAAGAGACAGATTCTATAAACGTTGCAGTGGCCTATTGGCGTGGTATGGCGTGGGAATAATGGCGTTTTCACTCTACGTTACGTTGAAATACGGTACTGATTAG